In the genome of Balneola sp., one region contains:
- a CDS encoding methyltransferase, giving the protein MNSIDQQVIQTSQVRKNFSASVSYYHEHAVIQKKVAEGLIASIKPWKDIIPPGPVLEVGCGTGFVSEHIVNEFPNREIVISDLSADMVDFTSNKIGKRDGVVFEVLDVNDFNIQEYKYALIVSNFAAQWFDDPATGLDRLTKSLKPGGLLITAFPGNHSFAEWYECCLELGLPFTANTLPDVEEVVVKLSLNPVQIDYYENDLYQEFESSLGFFQHLKKIGAHTSKTGKSLNTKQLRLLTSFWDKKKNGDVKVKWHVVYLAVKKEMR; this is encoded by the coding sequence ATGAACAGCATCGATCAGCAAGTTATACAGACGTCTCAGGTGAGGAAGAATTTTTCCGCTTCGGTAAGCTATTACCACGAACATGCAGTGATTCAGAAAAAGGTAGCAGAAGGGCTCATAGCTTCTATAAAGCCCTGGAAAGACATCATCCCTCCAGGTCCTGTTTTAGAAGTAGGATGTGGAACGGGCTTCGTTTCAGAGCATATTGTAAATGAATTCCCAAATCGCGAAATAGTAATTTCAGATCTGTCCGCAGATATGGTGGATTTTACTTCAAACAAGATTGGAAAAAGGGACGGGGTAGTTTTTGAAGTACTGGATGTAAATGATTTTAATATCCAGGAATACAAATACGCGTTGATTGTTAGTAATTTTGCTGCTCAATGGTTTGATGATCCGGCAACAGGACTGGATCGGTTAACAAAATCCTTAAAACCAGGTGGATTGCTCATTACTGCTTTTCCTGGAAATCACAGTTTCGCTGAGTGGTATGAATGTTGTCTTGAACTGGGATTACCTTTTACGGCCAATACCTTGCCTGATGTTGAGGAAGTAGTTGTTAAGCTGTCTCTTAATCCCGTTCAGATCGACTATTACGAAAATGATTTATATCAGGAATTTGAGTCCTCATTGGGTTTCTTTCAGCATCTTAAAAAGATTGGTGCTCATACATCGAAAACAGGTAAATCTCTAAATACAAAACAATTACGTCTGCTCACTTCATTTTGGGATAAAAAGAAAAATGGAGATGTTAAAGTGAAATGGCATGTGGTATATCTTGCAGTTAAAAAAGAAATGAGATGA
- the trpD gene encoding anthranilate phosphoribosyltransferase: protein MTIKEILEKLSFGEDLTSEEAELALNLIMNGEVSSEQVAGFLTAMRIKGETIDELTSFVRVMRNKSTKVNVDVTGAVDLVGTGGDKSGTFNISTVSAVITAGAGVPIIKHGNRSASSQCGSADVLAQLGANIELGASEVEKVFNEVGMAFMFAPMFHPAMKYVMPARRALGFRTFFNILGPLSNPAGVNRYVIGAFSKDVAQKMVRILAKLDTEFAYTFNSYDGLDEISTTSDAEIFEVKDSVASQAFSFAPESLGFQRVGMDTLTGGTPELNAEIFSGILNNTATNAQKDIVLLNATFAIQASGKVDTLKEAKELAIDSLESGKAKKLFKNFVEATNNVEA, encoded by the coding sequence ATGACAATTAAAGAGATACTAGAAAAGCTTTCATTTGGAGAAGATCTTACTTCTGAAGAGGCAGAACTGGCATTAAACCTGATAATGAATGGGGAAGTTAGTTCTGAGCAGGTTGCAGGTTTCTTAACGGCTATGAGAATAAAGGGTGAAACCATTGATGAACTCACTTCCTTTGTTCGGGTAATGAGGAATAAATCCACAAAAGTAAATGTGGATGTTACCGGAGCAGTGGATTTAGTTGGAACAGGTGGAGATAAGTCCGGGACGTTCAATATTTCAACTGTTTCTGCGGTAATTACAGCTGGAGCTGGGGTTCCTATTATTAAACACGGTAATAGAAGTGCATCAAGCCAATGTGGGAGTGCAGATGTATTGGCTCAATTAGGAGCTAATATCGAATTGGGGGCTTCTGAGGTTGAGAAGGTTTTTAATGAAGTAGGCATGGCCTTTATGTTTGCTCCGATGTTTCACCCTGCTATGAAATATGTGATGCCGGCACGGAGAGCTCTTGGGTTCAGAACCTTCTTTAATATTCTGGGGCCACTTTCTAACCCTGCAGGTGTAAACCGTTATGTGATTGGGGCTTTCAGTAAAGATGTGGCCCAAAAAATGGTTCGCATTCTAGCTAAGTTGGACACCGAGTTTGCTTATACTTTTAATTCTTATGATGGGTTGGACGAAATCAGTACAACCTCAGACGCAGAGATTTTTGAAGTCAAAGATAGTGTAGCTTCACAAGCATTTTCATTTGCTCCCGAATCACTTGGATTCCAAAGAGTTGGGATGGATACCTTAACAGGGGGTACACCTGAATTAAATGCCGAAATATTCTCTGGTATTTTGAATAACACCGCTACAAATGCTCAAAAAGATATCGTGTTGCTAAATGCAACCTTTGCAATCCAGGCATCAGGAAAAGTGGATACCCTAAAAGAAGCTAAAGAACTGGCAATTGATAGCCTTGAATCCGGGAAAGCTAAAAAACTGTTCAAGAACTTTGTTGAAGCTACAAACAATGTTGAGGCCTAA
- a CDS encoding alpha/beta hydrolase: protein MEKQIEIHAYHGWGFDSTFWTPIQNRLPEHVLLKPADRGYFGGSFEPEYGVGVKRKVLFLHSYGVHWCPLEKREEVDLIVVFNGFDSFHPLKNPDKSRSKKTLKLMEKQFRQTPREVLTAFYKNCFIKNEIANPSLQWMNQSILRKDLSALHSTKLKLSKKEKANWIIIDSSNDFIVPGKRGEELSVGLNSASYEVVQSGTHSLPNSNPGDCIKILTDTFPIFDR from the coding sequence ATGGAGAAACAGATAGAAATTCATGCTTATCACGGTTGGGGATTTGATTCAACATTTTGGACTCCTATTCAAAACCGACTACCTGAACACGTACTTTTAAAACCCGCCGATCGAGGATATTTCGGAGGCAGTTTTGAACCTGAATATGGAGTCGGTGTCAAAAGAAAGGTTTTATTTCTTCATTCCTATGGAGTGCATTGGTGTCCTCTAGAAAAGAGAGAAGAGGTAGATCTTATTGTAGTATTTAATGGCTTTGATAGTTTTCATCCTCTTAAAAACCCTGATAAATCTCGTTCAAAAAAAACGCTCAAGCTGATGGAGAAACAATTCAGGCAAACCCCCAGAGAGGTATTGACCGCTTTTTATAAGAATTGTTTTATAAAGAATGAGATTGCAAATCCCAGCTTACAATGGATGAATCAATCCATATTACGAAAGGATTTATCTGCACTACATAGTACAAAACTAAAGCTGTCCAAAAAGGAAAAAGCTAACTGGATAATCATCGACTCCAGTAACGACTTCATTGTTCCTGGTAAAAGAGGAGAAGAATTGTCGGTAGGTTTGAACTCAGCTTCTTATGAAGTGGTTCAGTCGGGAACTCATAGCTTACCGAATAGTAATCCCGGGGATTGTATCAAGATTCTAACAGACACTTTCCCTATTTTTGACAGGTAA
- a CDS encoding 8-amino-7-oxononanoate synthase encodes MSNRRTFRESIKRALSERKKEHRFRSLKSLSPIPGTSRIEFNGKEYINFCSNDYLGLATHPEVIRRSKEFTARFGTGSGASRLVSGSLDIHQQLEEKLSTVLDLDAVLLFNSGFQANTTILSSIAGKRSLILADKKCHNSLIQGALLSRATFKRFRHNDYEHLENMLIESRSEGYDQIWVVSETVFSMDGDRSDSMKLVGLCEKYSVMLYLDDAHALGVLGENGLGLNYKREGIELSLGTFGKAFGAFGAFAGCSRDLKDYLINFCPGFIYTTALPPSVIGAVDAALDLIPSMDIQRTFLMENVAYLKEELAKADFETGVSNSQIIPIIIGTEEETVKLSVFLESHGFLASAIRPPTVEAGASRIRVTLTTNHTKEEVDQLIEVLKAWRNR; translated from the coding sequence GTGAGCAACAGACGAACATTCAGGGAATCGATCAAAAGGGCGCTTTCAGAGCGTAAAAAGGAGCATCGTTTTCGATCGCTTAAATCGCTATCTCCCATTCCGGGAACTTCGAGGATAGAGTTTAATGGCAAAGAGTACATCAATTTCTGTTCAAACGATTATCTCGGCTTAGCTACTCACCCGGAAGTAATAAGAAGATCAAAGGAATTTACAGCCAGATTTGGTACAGGATCAGGAGCTTCCAGACTCGTCTCAGGTAGCCTTGATATTCATCAGCAATTGGAAGAAAAACTAAGCACTGTTCTGGATCTGGATGCAGTACTGTTATTCAATTCAGGCTTCCAGGCAAATACAACCATTCTTTCTTCAATAGCAGGAAAGCGTTCTTTAATACTTGCTGACAAGAAGTGCCACAATAGTCTGATTCAAGGTGCCCTATTGAGTAGGGCAACATTCAAGAGATTCAGGCACAACGATTACGAACATCTGGAGAATATGCTCATAGAATCTAGATCGGAAGGGTATGACCAGATTTGGGTGGTATCAGAAACCGTTTTCAGCATGGATGGAGATCGATCGGATAGTATGAAACTTGTTGGTCTGTGTGAGAAGTATTCAGTAATGCTTTACCTGGATGATGCACATGCATTGGGAGTTTTGGGCGAGAATGGACTTGGGTTGAACTACAAACGAGAGGGAATAGAATTATCGCTAGGTACTTTCGGTAAAGCCTTTGGTGCTTTTGGAGCATTTGCGGGGTGTTCCCGGGATTTAAAGGATTACCTGATTAATTTTTGTCCCGGTTTTATTTATACCACCGCTTTGCCACCTTCAGTAATCGGTGCAGTTGATGCTGCCTTGGATTTAATTCCTTCAATGGATATTCAGCGCACTTTTTTAATGGAGAATGTGGCTTATTTGAAGGAAGAGCTCGCAAAAGCTGACTTCGAGACCGGAGTTTCAAATTCCCAGATTATCCCGATAATCATTGGTACAGAAGAAGAGACAGTAAAACTTTCGGTTTTCCTGGAAAGTCATGGATTCTTGGCTTCAGCAATTCGTCCACCAACCGTGGAGGCAGGAGCATCACGAATAAGGGTTACATTAACTACAAACCACACAAAAGAAGAAGTTGATCAATTAATAGAAGTTCTTAAGGCATGGAGAAACAGATAG
- a CDS encoding tryptophan synthase subunit alpha — protein MNRITKKFQDKGSGEKLMSLFITAGYPDLESTVDLILGFEKEGADVIELGMPFSDPLADGPTIQYSSEVAIANGISIDKIFEMVQEIRKSSEIPIILMGYMNPVLRYGVSEFCKKAGEAGADGLILPDIPVEESGIIEAEAMKNDLPIIYLVAPNTSDERMRLADQKSEGFVYCVSVTGVTGARDGKEVSDSVSRFIERVNTNVTKNPKMVGFGIKSYEDAQQIASNADGFIVGSALIDTIKKTYPVENWKQDVFSFVHSLKFGK, from the coding sequence ATGAACAGAATCACTAAAAAATTTCAAGACAAAGGCTCAGGTGAGAAACTAATGAGCCTCTTTATTACGGCAGGATATCCTGATTTAGAATCAACCGTTGATCTTATCCTTGGCTTCGAAAAGGAAGGAGCCGATGTAATTGAGCTGGGAATGCCTTTCAGCGATCCGTTAGCCGATGGCCCAACCATTCAGTATTCCAGTGAAGTTGCCATCGCTAATGGCATTTCCATCGATAAGATTTTTGAGATGGTGCAGGAAATACGGAAAAGTTCAGAGATACCCATCATTTTGATGGGTTATATGAATCCGGTATTGAGATACGGGGTGTCAGAGTTTTGCAAAAAAGCTGGTGAGGCTGGAGCTGACGGTCTCATTCTTCCTGATATCCCTGTAGAAGAGAGTGGAATCATTGAGGCAGAAGCTATGAAAAATGATTTGCCAATTATCTATCTGGTCGCTCCTAATACCTCTGATGAAAGAATGAGATTAGCGGACCAGAAATCGGAAGGTTTTGTGTACTGTGTTTCAGTTACAGGCGTTACAGGCGCAAGAGATGGAAAAGAAGTTTCCGATTCCGTAAGCCGATTCATAGAGCGGGTAAATACGAATGTAACAAAGAATCCAAAAATGGTTGGCTTTGGTATTAAATCGTATGAAGACGCTCAGCAGATCGCATCAAATGCCGATGGCTTTATTGTTGGAAGTGCCTTAATTGATACCATTAAAAAAACGTACCCAGTTGAAAACTGGAAACAGGACGTTTTTTCTTTTGTACATTCACTGAAATTTGGAAAGTAA
- a CDS encoding phosphoribosylanthranilate isomerase translates to MDNRTKVKICGLTNLEDARFASGAMADYLGFIFYPKSPRYIEPGEAGAIINWLEGPEKVGVFVNQSLDEVNQIAKETGLDYVQLHGSESVEYCQLIDKPIIKVLHITSETTSESLKEQVALYSEVASYYLFDSKIGDQWGGTGKTFDWSILRDIEKVHPFFLSGGITPENVKQAIETVQPFGIDVSSGVEEEPGLKDFEKIEQLMEAISALE, encoded by the coding sequence ATGGATAATCGGACTAAAGTGAAAATTTGTGGGCTTACAAATCTTGAAGATGCCCGGTTTGCTTCCGGAGCAATGGCCGATTACCTGGGATTTATATTTTATCCTAAAAGTCCGCGATATATTGAACCCGGTGAAGCTGGAGCTATCATCAATTGGTTAGAAGGCCCGGAAAAGGTAGGGGTTTTTGTAAATCAGTCGTTGGATGAAGTAAATCAAATAGCCAAAGAAACAGGGCTCGATTATGTTCAGCTTCATGGAAGCGAATCGGTAGAATATTGCCAATTGATTGATAAACCGATTATCAAAGTGCTTCATATTACTAGCGAAACCACTTCTGAATCCCTGAAAGAACAAGTAGCGCTCTATTCTGAAGTAGCTTCTTACTATTTGTTCGATTCAAAAATTGGAGATCAATGGGGTGGAACGGGAAAAACCTTTGACTGGAGTATCCTGAGAGACATTGAAAAAGTGCATCCATTCTTCCTCTCAGGGGGAATCACTCCCGAAAATGTAAAACAAGCTATCGAGACTGTTCAGCCATTTGGGATTGATGTATCGAGCGGGGTAGAGGAGGAGCCAGGCTTGAAAGATTTTGAAAAAATTGAACAATTAATGGAGGCTATAAGCGCTCTTGAATAA
- a CDS encoding DUF4837 family protein: MRSNIISSLFLAAILVLTISCSGDYRPVAQGNIREFVVVMDSTEWNSETAQAIRDTFGKAVFTLPNPEPYFNLTFMPIRSTQQLERIRRTKNIIFASPIDADNNVGRQVRAFLDDGVEARVRSGESFAFPLEDQWYKDQYALILSSSSDSALAQKIKNSELALLNSALQKELTRWNYDVYEKKEQVQYSDSLWEDHGFKIRIQHDYIKSVDTTDFQTYRRYLPENDRWMWVWWKDGVNDISFLDDTWINATRDSLLQQYIKGSTTDQYVSTEYRRPVETTTFQEGRLLGYETLGTWQMINGAMGGPFVNFTYYDPATRRLFMIEYTQFAPAVRQKLPFVRQFRAKGRTFESDSTWTLSSS; this comes from the coding sequence ATGAGATCAAATATTATTTCTAGCTTATTTTTAGCGGCTATTCTTGTGCTAACAATATCATGTAGCGGAGACTATCGCCCGGTTGCTCAAGGGAACATACGAGAGTTTGTGGTAGTAATGGATTCCACAGAATGGAATAGTGAAACAGCCCAGGCCATTCGCGATACTTTTGGGAAAGCAGTATTTACACTCCCAAATCCGGAGCCATATTTCAATCTTACCTTCATGCCTATTCGGTCTACCCAACAACTTGAGCGCATTCGCAGAACAAAGAATATCATTTTTGCTTCACCTATTGATGCGGACAATAATGTTGGAAGGCAGGTTCGTGCTTTCCTAGATGACGGGGTAGAAGCAAGGGTAAGGAGCGGGGAGAGCTTTGCATTTCCTCTAGAAGATCAATGGTATAAAGATCAATACGCCCTTATCCTTTCATCATCTTCAGACTCAGCACTGGCTCAGAAAATCAAAAATTCAGAACTGGCTTTACTTAATAGTGCACTTCAGAAAGAGTTAACCCGATGGAACTACGATGTATATGAAAAGAAAGAGCAGGTTCAATATTCAGATTCGCTATGGGAAGATCATGGATTTAAAATTCGTATTCAGCACGATTATATTAAGAGTGTAGATACAACCGATTTTCAAACATATCGAAGATACCTTCCTGAAAACGACAGATGGATGTGGGTTTGGTGGAAAGACGGGGTAAATGATATCAGCTTTTTGGACGATACCTGGATTAATGCAACCAGAGATTCACTTCTTCAACAATACATAAAAGGTAGTACTACTGATCAGTATGTTTCTACAGAATATCGTCGTCCGGTAGAAACAACAACCTTCCAGGAAGGAAGATTGCTTGGTTATGAGACTTTGGGGACCTGGCAAATGATAAATGGTGCCATGGGAGGACCTTTTGTGAATTTCACCTATTATGATCCTGCTACAAGAAGGCTCTTCATGATTGAGTACACACAATTTGCCCCTGCTGTTCGTCAAAAGCTTCCTTTTGTACGTCAATTCAGAGCAAAGGGGCGTACATTCGAGAGTGATTCAACATGGACGTTAAGTAGTTCATAA
- the bioD gene encoding dethiobiotin synthase: MINFPGRFFVTGTDTEIGKTVVSTMLMCGLDATYWKPIQSGLEEETDTQFVQRVSESGNDRIIPERYRLNTPMSPHASADIDGVSISLSDFELPEFHTKHLIVEGAGGLIVPINWKETVLDLIEKFNIPVLLVARSSLGTLNHTLLSLKALKDRDIDVFGVILSGDIHDSNRETIAHFGRIPVFELERLEEVSYESLDGAFNEIFE, translated from the coding sequence ATGATCAATTTTCCTGGGCGATTTTTTGTGACTGGAACGGATACCGAAATCGGTAAAACAGTAGTATCAACAATGTTAATGTGCGGATTGGATGCTACTTATTGGAAGCCTATTCAGTCTGGACTGGAAGAGGAGACAGATACCCAGTTTGTTCAACGCGTTTCTGAATCGGGAAATGATCGGATTATTCCTGAAAGATATCGATTGAATACTCCAATGAGCCCTCATGCTTCTGCAGATATTGACGGAGTCTCTATTTCACTTTCAGATTTTGAGCTTCCCGAATTTCATACAAAGCACTTGATAGTGGAAGGGGCTGGAGGACTTATTGTCCCGATTAACTGGAAGGAAACCGTGCTCGATCTAATCGAAAAATTCAACATTCCGGTGTTGCTAGTGGCTCGTAGTTCGTTAGGCACGTTGAATCATACACTGCTCTCCCTGAAAGCTCTGAAAGATCGGGATATTGATGTATTTGGAGTTATTCTAAGCGGTGATATTCATGATAGTAACAGGGAAACGATTGCGCACTTTGGGAGAATACCTGTTTTTGAGCTCGAAAGACTTGAAGAAGTTAGTTATGAATCTCTGGATGGTGCTTTTAATGAGATTTTTGAATAG
- the trpB gene encoding tryptophan synthase subunit beta, which yields METTVPETKTYNQPNERGYFGDYGGKFVPEILIPVVQALEEEYLKAKDDPEFLAEYHALLEEYVGRPTKLTFADKLTEHYGKAKIYLKREDLCHTGAHKINNAIGQILLAKRMGKTRIIAETGAGQHGVATATACAKFGLECIVYMGAEDTERQKLNVDRMQLMGAEVRSVHSGSKTLKDATNEAIRDWVTNPEDTFYIIGSVVGPHPYPMMVRNFHRVIGDEAKQQILEKEGRLPDYIMACVGGGSNAMGIFYPFINDDIRIIGIEAAGYGVDSGKTAATITKGTPGILHGSLSYLLHDENGQIELAHSISAGLDYPGIGPEHSYLHDSERVEYHSVTDAEAMEAVKLLSRKEGIIPALETAHAFAWLEQLMPTTSEDEIVLINCSGRGDKDMKTISENL from the coding sequence ATGGAAACAACAGTACCAGAAACTAAAACCTACAATCAACCCAACGAAAGAGGATATTTTGGCGATTACGGAGGGAAATTCGTTCCGGAAATTCTCATTCCGGTGGTTCAGGCATTAGAAGAAGAATATCTTAAAGCTAAAGATGACCCTGAATTCCTGGCTGAATATCATGCTCTTTTGGAAGAATATGTTGGACGACCCACCAAACTCACCTTCGCAGATAAGCTTACGGAGCACTATGGAAAAGCCAAGATCTATCTAAAGCGAGAAGACCTTTGTCATACCGGTGCCCATAAAATCAATAATGCTATAGGTCAGATCCTTTTGGCGAAGCGAATGGGTAAGACCAGAATTATAGCCGAAACCGGAGCCGGACAACATGGTGTAGCTACTGCAACAGCTTGTGCTAAATTCGGGCTTGAGTGTATCGTATATATGGGTGCTGAGGATACCGAACGTCAGAAGTTGAATGTAGATCGCATGCAGCTTATGGGTGCGGAGGTTCGAAGTGTGCATAGTGGTTCAAAAACCCTCAAAGATGCTACTAACGAAGCCATTCGAGATTGGGTGACGAATCCGGAGGATACGTTCTATATCATTGGTTCTGTAGTAGGACCTCATCCATATCCGATGATGGTTCGGAATTTCCACAGAGTAATTGGCGATGAAGCCAAGCAGCAAATCCTGGAAAAGGAGGGAAGGCTTCCGGACTATATTATGGCTTGCGTTGGAGGAGGCTCTAATGCCATGGGGATCTTTTATCCTTTCATTAATGATGATATAAGGATCATTGGTATTGAAGCGGCTGGTTATGGGGTTGATTCCGGAAAGACGGCAGCGACCATCACCAAAGGAACTCCTGGTATACTGCATGGTTCGTTGAGCTACTTACTCCATGATGAAAATGGTCAGATTGAATTAGCCCATTCTATTAGCGCAGGGCTAGATTATCCCGGGATTGGTCCGGAGCATTCTTACTTACACGATTCAGAAAGAGTGGAATATCATTCAGTTACCGATGCGGAAGCAATGGAAGCAGTAAAGTTATTATCTCGAAAAGAAGGAATCATCCCGGCGCTGGAGACTGCTCATGCCTTTGCCTGGTTGGAACAGTTAATGCCAACAACAAGTGAAGACGAGATTGTTCTTATCAACTGTTCCGGAAGAGGAGATAAAGACATGAAGACTATTTCAGAGAATTTGTAA
- the bioA gene encoding adenosylmethionine--8-amino-7-oxononanoate transaminase, which yields MSKNIWHPFTIIKGSPEPLKVLKGDGAYLELEDGRRVLDCISSWWVNMHGHSHPDIAQAIYKQAKTLEHVIFAGFTHDPAEQLAELITNKLPKNLNRLFYSDNGSTAVEVAMKMAYQYWKNLGEERKTFICFDGAYHGDTLGAMSAGERSLWTEVFKELMFDVEVIHYPETWIGDNERGEKEDAIIEHLENLLDENPGKYAGILMEPLIQGAGGMRMCSEEFLQKVHWVNRQFDVLLIFDEVMTGFGRTGDYFACLKAQVEPDIICLSKGISGGFMPLAATVCSDDIYDVFNSADPIKTFWHGHSYTGNPLGCAAGVASWKLLVENDSVFKNMEQIHLKNFERLKDLPNLEHFRVKGTVVAMDIVNDEEAGYFNTVAQDIKKNSLDLGYLIRPLGNVLYLMPPYCVSEEELDGVYDAIMELVS from the coding sequence ATGAGCAAGAATATTTGGCATCCTTTTACCATTATAAAGGGCAGTCCTGAGCCTCTAAAAGTATTAAAAGGGGATGGAGCTTATTTAGAGCTAGAAGACGGACGCAGAGTGCTTGATTGTATCTCAAGCTGGTGGGTGAATATGCATGGTCATTCCCATCCCGATATAGCACAAGCAATTTATAAGCAGGCAAAAACATTAGAGCATGTAATATTTGCTGGCTTTACCCATGATCCTGCGGAACAGTTAGCGGAATTAATAACTAATAAGCTTCCTAAAAACCTAAACAGGCTGTTTTACTCCGACAATGGCTCCACTGCCGTTGAAGTAGCTATGAAGATGGCATATCAGTATTGGAAGAACCTAGGAGAGGAGCGTAAGACCTTTATTTGCTTTGACGGAGCCTATCATGGAGATACCCTTGGCGCTATGTCGGCTGGAGAGCGATCTTTGTGGACAGAGGTATTTAAGGAGCTTATGTTCGATGTGGAGGTTATTCATTACCCCGAAACCTGGATTGGCGACAATGAAAGGGGAGAAAAAGAGGATGCCATTATTGAACACCTTGAGAATTTATTAGATGAAAACCCAGGTAAATACGCTGGTATTTTGATGGAACCTTTAATCCAGGGGGCAGGAGGGATGAGGATGTGTTCCGAGGAATTTCTACAAAAGGTACATTGGGTAAATCGTCAGTTTGATGTGCTGCTTATTTTTGATGAAGTAATGACCGGTTTTGGAAGAACAGGGGATTATTTTGCCTGTCTGAAGGCACAGGTTGAGCCGGATATTATTTGTCTAAGCAAAGGGATATCTGGTGGTTTTATGCCTTTGGCAGCAACAGTTTGCAGTGATGATATTTATGATGTATTTAATTCTGCAGACCCTATTAAAACCTTCTGGCATGGGCATAGCTATACCGGCAATCCATTAGGCTGTGCAGCAGGGGTAGCTTCCTGGAAACTGCTTGTTGAAAATGATTCTGTTTTTAAAAATATGGAACAGATTCATCTGAAGAATTTCGAACGGCTAAAGGATTTACCAAACCTGGAACACTTTCGAGTAAAAGGGACTGTTGTTGCTATGGATATTGTAAATGATGAAGAAGCTGGATACTTCAATACTGTTGCACAGGACATAAAAAAGAACTCTCTTGATTTGGGGTATCTGATAAGGCCGCTTGGCAATGTGCTATATCTAATGCCTCCTTATTGTGTATCAGAAGAAGAGTTGGATGGCGTTTATGATGCGATTATGGAGCTGGTCTCTTAG
- the trpC gene encoding indole-3-glycerol phosphate synthase TrpC: MNILEKIVEQTKSDLSKRKQKISFNDLHSLEGYEKERIDFKSALQRDGVSVIAEVKKASPSKGIIREDFDPLDIALRYEDGGASAISVLTDEPFFKGSLEYLSAISKRVQVPLLRKDFVIDPFQVKEARAYGADAVLIIVAITQGDQLYELIASAKEFGLSALVECYDQEDFDRLNFNEIDILGVNNRDLKYFNVDVHRGTSILKQAPDGTVLVSESGISTGEDIALLQKEGIHSVLIGEHFMRQSDPGKAVSELLEQGQEVIERGVIHG; encoded by the coding sequence TTGAATATACTCGAGAAGATAGTAGAGCAAACTAAATCGGATCTTTCTAAACGAAAGCAAAAGATCTCTTTCAACGACCTGCATTCCTTAGAGGGTTATGAGAAAGAACGAATAGATTTTAAAAGTGCGCTTCAAAGAGATGGTGTATCTGTAATTGCTGAAGTCAAAAAGGCATCACCTTCAAAAGGAATCATTCGAGAAGATTTTGACCCATTGGATATAGCCCTGAGATATGAAGATGGTGGGGCATCAGCTATTTCTGTATTAACGGACGAACCCTTTTTCAAAGGAAGTCTCGAGTATTTATCTGCTATTTCAAAGCGAGTCCAGGTCCCGCTTCTCAGAAAGGATTTTGTTATTGATCCATTCCAGGTTAAAGAAGCCAGGGCATATGGAGCAGATGCAGTTCTGATAATCGTTGCTATCACCCAAGGCGATCAGCTCTACGAATTAATTGCATCTGCAAAAGAGTTTGGGCTTTCAGCATTGGTAGAATGCTATGACCAGGAAGATTTCGATCGTCTGAATTTTAATGAAATTGATATTCTGGGAGTTAATAACCGAGATCTAAAGTATTTCAATGTAGACGTTCATCGCGGGACATCCATCTTAAAACAGGCTCCTGATGGAACGGTATTAGTGTCAGAAAGTGGAATTTCGACTGGTGAGGACATCGCCCTTCTTCAAAAAGAAGGAATTCATTCAGTATTGATAGGAGAACACTTCATGCGTCAATCAGATCCCGGAAAGGCGGTTTCTGAACTATTAGAGCAAGGTCAGGAAGTGATTGAGCGAGGAGTAATTCATGGATAA